ATTGATACCTTCAGACAAATGGATAACAAATCGATCCCAATACTCCTCTTTCATGTCCTGCCAGTAGTTCATGTCCTCGTCAAGTGGAAATGTCTTCGTATAAATACGACTTGGAAATCTTTCTGCATTATTTATAACCATTCCCTGCTGGCCGTAAAAATCATCGCTCTCGACGTTGCAGTTTCTTCCTTGCATCATCGTTGTACCGGCACAAAGCGCTCGCACTTCGGCGACTTTGAAGACATTGCCAATTTGAGCGTTGGTGCCGCCGTAATCTATAATGGCATCAAGCTGATCTCCAAAATCAGAGTATATTGGAGTGATCCGCCACTCATATCGATCCGCAAAGGTTTGCCCGAAAGGAATATGATCCAGAACATTATAAGCTGCGTGATTATGGCCATCGATTAAGCCGGGGAAAATCAAACCACCGGTCTCAACAAGCAGCAGCTCCCTCGGTGGAGATGATGTGATGCCGATAATTCTGTCGCCCTGGATCTCAATGTATGAATCCTCGAGAATCTCGAGGGCTGGATTCATCGTCACAATATCTCCCCCTATAACAAAATGCGGTATGATATCGCCCGTTAAGTCCATGGTGTTGCGCGGCTCGAGTTTATATTGACCGGCGCTATAGTACAAAAACCCGGTCACGGAGGCCAAAGAGTCACCGATTCTGGGAAAGTACATATAGTCGTTTAGGTCATCGCAGCGAATATCGCCGCTTCCATCGTTGGCTATCCACTCGCCGGCGCCCAAAAGAGATGTCACTGTGAGATCATTGATGCTGAGAAGCACAGATTCATACTGTTCTTGGGGTGCGTCTGCCGCCCAAACAACCAAGGATCCGATGGAATTGCCGGTCGAGAGAAGGGTATAGCTGGTAATCTCCCACAGTATTGTCATGCCGCTGACCTCAATCACCGTACCGCTAATTTCCACCTCATCGCCAATCTGCGGGCCGTTGCTTTGGGAATAGACGTAGACCGCCTGCCAGGGACCGGTCCCTTCGGCGATCACATACCCGTAATAGGTAATGGCGGAGACGACACCTGAGGTTGTGATGAATTGCCCATTATAGGGGGATACCCCCGATGGATCAGTCGTGTATTGAATATCATAGACTGCAACCCCTGACACCGCTGTAACCGCAAACAAGATAAGAAGTAAGCTGATTACGGATGCTTGTGTAAATTTCATCGGCGTGGCCTCCATCTATGTGGTGTAAGAAGCAGCAATTATCTTTGTGCCTAGATCTATGACGAGAAAGCTGGTACATGCGAACCGATCAACTTCATGTACGCCCCTCAATTCCGAATTTTGATATCATAGACCCTCAGAAGAACACACCGGGATTCTACCTCAGAATATAGGCGCATGGCAAGCTCCCCGGGCGGCGGCGTCCGTCCAATACTGATATTGCCTGCCTTGCCCCCCGCCTGCTACTCTACCGACATGAATAGGGAATCGGACCATCGTGGCAAATCCTTCAGTATTCATCTCGTTATATTCTTCACGGGTTTTACATTTTTGATCTATGAGGTCAGTTGGAATCGACTACTGTCCTTGACTCTTGGAACGACCGTCACGGCATCTACAATCGTTCTCTCGTCCTTCATGGCGGGATTCGGAATAGGCGCCTATTTTTGGGGCCGCATCGCCAACGACAGGATCCAGCTCGGAAAAATCCTGTCGGCGCTGCTCACTGGGATCGGAATCACCAGCGCGCTTAATTATTTCATTTTATCCCTCGGGCTCCCCCTTCTATATTCCGCTCTTTCCCGAGGAGGGACCCCTTCGCAAATCGTCGAAATGGTAGCTTTTGCCATCGCCACGCTTTTACTTTTTGTCCCCGCCTTTTTCATGGGTGCCATCTTCCCGCTTGGCAGCAAGATTGCGGTGAAATCGGCCGTCTCGATCCCCGCCGCCTTAGGCCGATTGTACGCCTTCGAGACTCTAGGCAGCGCCCTCGGCGGATTGGTGGCGGGTTTTATCTTGTTGGGGACGCTGGGGCAAAGAAATACCTTTGTGTTTGCCATCATTATCAATCTTTCCTTGGCTATTTGGATTTTCATTACAAAAAGATTCAATCCATACGAAATGCCAACCCAAGAATCCGCCGATACCGGGCCGGCGTATTCTTCAAAAGCTAAATCCCGCGGCGTTCTCGGCCGCACGCCCATGGCCCTTAAAAGAACCGCCTTGATGGGAGCGTTTGTCTGCGGATTCGCCATACTGAGCCTTCAGATTTTGTGGTTGAGGGTCTTTCGGATCTATTTGACCAATACGAGTTACACCTTCGCCCTTGTGTCATCGCTGGCTATTCTTGGATTGTATACCGGTAGCACAATATTCAAATACATCGGTCATAAAAACGACAATTATCAGAGATCCATGTATCGCATCATACTCTTGATGAGTGCCGTCGTTCTTTTGGGTCTCATGTTTCTGATCTATCTGCCCCAGGCTCTCATGTTTCCATTTCAAACGCTCTGGGTTCATCCGCTGCTGCGCGTGCTGTTGTTGCCCTTCGTCGCAGCCATTCTCATTGTCTTTCCTCCTTCAGTTTGTTCCGGCTATGCCTTTCCGCTGGCTTGCCGCATGTATACCGGACGCGGGCAGAACATCAGCAAAGATGTTGGATTTGTGTTAATGATCAATACGATAGGGTCTGTCGTCGGACCAATTGTCGCCGCTTTTGTTCTTATCCCCGGGCTGGGCGCCGCAATATCGATCCTACTCGTCGTCTGGCTTCTGGCCGGCACGGCGCTTCTTATCTTGCACACGCAGAAATCGCCTCGCAAGCCTCGATTAGCTCTGGGTTGTCTCTATGCGGCCACCGCCCTTCTCCTTGCTGTGGTCATTGTTAAGCCGGATATTAAAATTCTTCCACCCTCCTTCTGCCGTTTTGATCACGATATCTTGTACTACCGCGAGTCGGTTGAAGGAACACTCACCGTCGGACAAGACAAGGGAGCCGGCCAGGCAACTAAGTACACCTTTGTGAACAACAGCGCCGTTATTGGATCAACTTACGACGCCATCAAGGTCGTTAAGATGATCGGTCATACCCCCTTTTTTCTGGGACTCGATTGCAAAAATGCTTTGGTCATCGGATTTGGCATTGGCGTAACCACCTCGGCGATCGCCTCCCATCCAGAAGTCGAATCGATTGAATGCGTAGAATTAGTGGCCGGATTGGGAGAAGCGGCCGTTTTTTATAACGACTTGAATCAAAATGTCATGGAAGACCCGAGGCTCAAGCTCGTCCACGGCGACGGCCGGCATTATCTTCAGATGACATCAAAGAAGTATGATCTGATTTCCTGCGATCCCACCCACCCCATTCTGGGTTCGGGGAATCTCTATACAAAAGACTATTTTTTGCTGTGCCTGGAGCATCTGAATCCGGGAGGGATGGTTTCCCAATATCTTCCTCTTCACAAACTGCGATTGGTGGATTTTTTAGGCATCATCAGCACATTCCACTCCGTGTTTCCAAACAGCACGGTCTGGCTCGGGCATTATCACGCAATGCTCCTGGGATCTACAGACCCGATTGAAATCGATTTTGAGACCTGGTCGGCAAACATTGAAAAGATCGACATAGATGTTCATTTTTACTCAGATCCTTACCACCTTGCCGCCAATCTTATGCTGGATGGCGCCACGATCGGGAAGCTCCCCACCCAAAACAGAATCAATACTGATGATCATTCCTATACCGAATTTTTTGCGCCCGCATGTCTTGATGCTGACAATATCAGTAGGAATTTGGCCTTCTTTATGGAGAGGCCGGCCGGACCGGTCTCCATTTTCAAGAACATTGCGGATGCGGAGAGAATGGAGCATTTTGTCCTGGGGAATCAGCTGTTAACCAAGAGTCTCTATTATCAATTAAACGGAGACAATCAGCGCAGCCTGCAGTTCTTGCGCCAGGCCTGCCGGTCGAATCCAGAGGATCAGGAGTATCCCTTCCTTATGCAACTCTACTTCAATGTTTCACAATAAAGCCAGCGGGATATCTAGTTGATCATATATCGAAGCACGTTCCATACCCCAACAGCCGCGAAAACCGTGCATAGAATAGAGAAGACGCCAAGATAACGATTTTTCAGCCAGCCACTGAGTCCGAGCATTGAAAAGAGGAAAAACAGACCCAGTATAAACGACCGCGACAAGGATATATGGGCGCCCAAGCGCCATGTTTCTGCAGACTCTTGCAGCGCTTCGGGCCCGCCCTTAACCAAAGTCTGCGCCGCAAAAGAACCCATCAATGACCACCCCAGAGCAGAAACCAGCAAACAGGCTGCCGCAGCCGTCGTCACAGCGATCGAGGCAGATAGAATGCGCCCTTTCTCTTTGTGGCCGAGAAGCAGCGCGAGAAACGTAATGGAAAATCCCGCAAGAATTGCGCTGACGTTGGCTAATTGTCCATAAAATGCATCCATCAGTTTCCCTCATCGCATCATTACGCGGCCCTTGCCCACACCTATTCTATTATTTATAGAATATAATAGACATCATTGATCTCAAGGCCTGCACGATATTTCTGTAGACGCCTTTCAAGTTTTTATCACGCTCCCACCTTCCGAAACGCATAAACTGCAAATCCCAACGTATCCCTCCCCCATTTCAGATAACTGTGTTTCTCGCGGGATATGCGTTCTTGAAGATAGGTGACATCCGGATCGTCGGCATGTTTCCGGCTATACTCATCGGCTGCATACCATTGCAGGCCCTCGTATTCATCCCAATCCTTTTCCTCGCTGACAATTGAATAGACAAGGCGCAGGCCCTTCTCCTCTGCAACACGTACATTTCCTTCGCATGTGCTGAATGTACCCGCACTGCAATCAATGGCCGCCAAATACTCTTTGGATGGATCTCGCCGCCAGTGCGGCTCCCCGATGATAACCCAGCCGTTTTGTTTAACCATGGGAATCAATGCCTCAAGCGTTCCTGCATGCCCGCCATAAATCCAGCTGGCTCCGATACACGCGGCCAAATCGAGGCTATTCGGCATGTCGGGTGAAAATTCCGCCCCATCCATTTCCAAAAATTTAATCCCTACCCCTTGGATCCTTTCGGCCAGCCTCTGCTTGGCGTCAGCCACACAGAAGGGGGAAATATCGACGCCGATACCGGTCACGCCGTATTTTTCTGCCAGACGGATGATGAACTCACCCTTGCCGCAAGCTACTTCCGCGACCAGCGCTCCAGCGGGAAGCCGAAGAAGCTCGATGAAACGGCCAAGCCGCTCCACACTCATCGGATTACAGAAAACATGTTCGCGATGGGTAATGTCATAAAACTTCCACTTTTCCATATTTCCTCCATGGTTTTTCTTGGGCCATTCTATCGCCGCAGAGTTCAAGATGTGATGATTCGCTCGAGTGTCGCTCGGTGTCGAAGCATCCAAGAGGCGCCTCTCGTCCTCCAGGTTATCCCCACAATGGGGTGGGATCTGTCGTTTCTGGGACAACATCAGGATTCATCACCTGGTCAGCGGCATCGTGCACTGCCAGTTCAATCATGATATCCAAAAATCCGCACCGCGCGGCGCGGGGAAGCTCAACCCGCGGGTCAACGGGGCCGGCATTCTCCCAGTCAATAAGCGCATGCGGCAGCCTTCCCCTGGCAAGAAAATTCCACGGCCCTGTATCGCAATGACCAATGACAGAATCCGGCCCGCCAATAGACCGTCCATGCCAGGGTCTCCAAATAGCATCACTGGGGATAGCAAAGGATTGGGTTGCCGTATGAAAATCCCGCAGAAACCGGCCAATCAACGGAAAGGCATCTTCTCTCCACGGTCCGGGATGGATGAACTCGCCTTCAATATAGGTGAGCGTTTCTCTACCGCGGTCATCAAACCCGGAGCCGACAACCCGCGGCGCACCCTGAAATCCCACCACCTCCAGGTGTCTTAAGAGCTTGTGGACCGTTGGAGCCCAAGATCCGGTTTCCCGATAAACAATATCTCCCCGGCGTGAAACCGCCGTGCGCCTCCCGCCGGCCAGCGGGATTTCAATCATGCCAAGCCTCCCTCGGAACAGATGCCTCAGCGAGATGGGGTTTCACTTAGCGAGCCCGCCCTCAAATGTCCCATAGGGAACGGTCACTTGCCCATCCAGACGCTCTACCTGTCCCATATCCTCCGCCCGGCCCTTGTCGTATTCCTGCCGGTAGGGGACCCCGATCTCGGGGTTCCCCGGCATGATGATGCCGGGCTGCGCTCCGTCGAGGCCTGCTTCCCACGAACCGGCGCGGTTCTCGGTGCCGTCTTCCTTAATGGCGCGCGTGTTCTCGCCAAAGTACCTAATGGATCCATCCGCACCCTGGGCATACCAATCGAGGGTGATCTCCGCAAGCCGGCCTTGCTCGTCCTCACGGCTCTCCACCACAGCGCAGGAAACACCCATCAAATCACGTGTTTGATCGGTAACAACGACTTCGACACGCTCATCTCCATCCGGCGTACTATATATATGGTCCCTGGAGTGAGCGGGAAAAATGGGTTATCCACGGTCGATGAAAATCGATTCGGATCAATCTTGGGCGCATAACTCTCTAATTTTTGATCGGTTGTATCGGTGCAGGATGACAGGAAGCCGATCATAAGTATGATAAACCCTGCGGTCAAAAGGTGCGCTTTCACAACCAGTTCCTCCTTATCAGGGCTTCACTTCCCTTAAAATCCCACCCGATCTCATTTTTATCTCATTTAGTTTCAGCGGACAACGGGCATTCTATCTATCCATTTCCTGAAATTCCAGGATTATAAAAATGTTCCGGATCCCTTTGGCGTCGCAAGGAAAACATTGCGATCATCATGTGGCGTATGCCACGCTGGGAGTGTATTAGATTGCAGGAGGCTCAACCAGAACCCCCTCGCGCCGCCTCCGATTGATCGTGGCGGAGATATTCGCCCGTTACAGGTTCTTTGCTATATAGGGATACAAATTCATGGCTCGAGAAGATGCAATTTTAAACACCCGCCATAAGGCGCTCCTCCTGAACAAGAATCCCCTGATCTACGGATCATTGGCGGAAATCGGCGCCGGCCAGGAGGTGGCGCGCCAGTTTTTTCAGGCCGGCGGCGCTTCGGGTACGATCGCCAAGACCATGTCGGCCTATGACATGGGAATGAGTGATTCGATTTACGGCGTCGACCAGACGGGAAGATATGTCTCCCTGACGCGGCTGGAAAGCATGCTCGATACCGAGTTCACGGATCTCATTAAGCGCGTCTCCGAAAACCGCTCGCCCGAATCCACTTTTTTCGCCTTTGCCGACACCGTGGCGGCCAAAGCGTATAAGTCGGATAAGGATTGCCATGGATGGATGGGGATAAAGTTTCAGTGCACCCCAGGAGCCGAACCGAGCCAGATCGCCATGCATGTGCGCTTGCTCGATAAAACAAATCGCGAACAACAAGAAGCCTTGGGCATCCTCGGCGTCAGCCTTATTCATTCATCCTTTGTTCATTCAAGAAACCCTGAAGCGCTGGTCGATGCCCTGATTGAGGATATTGACTGGGGCCGCATTGAAGTCGATTTCATACGTCTTGAGGGTTCCTGTTTCAAGGATGTCGATAATATGCAAATGAACCTACGGCTGGTCACGTCAAGTCTCGGGCCGGTCGTTATGTTCACTCCCGACAGGAAGGCCGTTGTGCCGGCTGATCTTATTTTTAGAAAAAACGTCCTCATTCTCCGCGGGAACTTCCGCCCTTTTACGAATGTCCATGCCGACATGATTCAATGCGGTATGCACACATTCGCCCAAGATCTTTCCACATCAGAAAAGAATATTGTTTGTTTCTGCGAAATGAACATGGCTCAATATTTATCAGACGGGGTTGATGAAGTTTCTGATCTTGAAGAACGCGTACTGATGCTCACCGGGAAGGGATACAATGTCATGGTCACTTCTCACTTCCGATATTTCCGTCTCAGTGAATATTTCTCTAACCATGGCAAGCGAAAGATCGGCTTCATTCTCTCGGTAGACAATATTTTATCGATTCTCGATGAAAAATATTATGAAGGCATGGAAGGCGGTCTTCTTGAGGCGATGGGTAAACTCTTCACGTCGGATTCCAAACTACTCGTTTACCCGAACTTGACCCCTGATGGTGAATTAGTAACGGCAGAGAATATTCTCATTCCGGATAATCAGAAATACCTTTACCGGCACCTACATTACAACAAGCGTTTGCTATCGCTGCGGCCGGACTCAAAAAACCTCGTGCCGTTCGCTGTACATCCTGAACCCCAATAATGTTTCCACCGCGGAATCGAGCCATTTCTATTTTTCCCCAAGATAGGTCGGCGGGAGTTTCTCTTCGTGCACCGTATCCCCGGTCTTCCTCACTCGGAACGCCGCGGCCCCCGGCCGGGAACTGACAATGCGGGCAAGCTTCTTGCCTATAAAATGAAGAGCGACGCCATCCTCGGCTGCCAGGCCGTCTTTCATCCGGCCCCCCTTAACCAGCCGCTTGAATGCGGGACGTCTATTTTCTTCGCTGTCATAGTGAGGACAATGGCTCCCCGCAAGGAAACCCAGGCATGGGAGAACGGTCAAACGATCTGAAATGGAGTCGGTCAATCCCTGCTCAAACCAGCAGATCGACCCGGCGCTGAGCCCGCCGAGAACCACTCCCTGGCGCCATGCCTTTCGGAGTATTTTGTCTAATCTCCATTCCTTCCACAACGCCAGCATACTTTTAGTGTTCCCCCCACCGACATAAATAGCATCCTGCGAAAGAACAAAGGACTCTATTCGCTCGGGGGGATAAAACAAGGATAGGTGGCTCGGTTGGCAGCGGTGCTTTGCAAAAGCATCATAGAATGTAACAATATAGGTGTCGGAATCACCTGATGCCGTCGGCAGAAAACAGACGCGCGGCGTGCGTTTACCCGTCTGCCGGAGGAAGTACTTATCCAAGAGTGGGTTTTCCGGCTCCATCGAGAAGCCCCCTCCGCCCATGGCTATGATTTGCGGCTTTTTCATGACATGTTTCGTACCTTTTCATCCCCTTCGGTCGCCGCCGAATTGCGGCTCACTGCCGGCATGGGTTCGGCCACATAGACAACAAAATCCTGCCCCAAAAATGAGTACTCTGTTGTTTCAACCGCATCCAGCTCCTCTTCAATCACATCCCGGTGGACTGCGTTGCGGTAAATGATCCATGTTTTCCTGCCCTGTCTTTCAAGAGAAGCCATGAGATTCCGCATAACCTGTCTTAGAACATAAGCATCAAAGGGATTAAACA
This region of Candidatus Eisenbacteria bacterium genomic DNA includes:
- a CDS encoding amidohydrolase family protein, producing the protein MKFTQASVISLLLILFAVTAVSGVAVYDIQYTTDPSGVSPYNGQFITTSGVVSAITYYGYVIAEGTGPWQAVYVYSQSNGPQIGDEVEISGTVIEVSGMTILWEITSYTLLSTGNSIGSLVVWAADAPQEQYESVLLSINDLTVTSLLGAGEWIANDGSGDIRCDDLNDYMYFPRIGDSLASVTGFLYYSAGQYKLEPRNTMDLTGDIIPHFVIGGDIVTMNPALEILEDSYIEIQGDRIIGITSSPPRELLLVETGGLIFPGLIDGHNHAAYNVLDHIPFGQTFADRYEWRITPIYSDFGDQLDAIIDYGGTNAQIGNVFKVAEVRALCAGTTMMQGRNCNVESDDFYGQQGMVINNAERFPSRIYTKTFPLDEDMNYWQDMKEEYWDRFVIHLSEGINAAALQEFYTWRQWGMLDWRTTILHGIPYGPTEWQLMAEAEANLVWSPKSDMFLYAASPDIPGALLAGVNVAIAPDWTESGTRDMLQEIQYGNKLNTLFWGSTIEPVDFALFATRNAAYAMGAEDRIGQVATGYQADLMVIPGDPEDPYQALLEIDAADVKLTVVSGRPMYGDPDLMDEFLFLDNEEDISVCGLPKKLAIQIEAYSISESDKPMSTVMDELQVAYDNTTPKVCDFLGPFDCPTSDIRNVSVDPVLGLHVGPNPMHTGTAYSFALPHSSVVSLKVYNVNGRIVRTLVEQQLNRGSHNIIWDGRDDNDRPVAGGLYLARLEVGQQAQSEKVLVIR
- a CDS encoding class I SAM-dependent methyltransferase → MEKWKFYDITHREHVFCNPMSVERLGRFIELLRLPAGALVAEVACGKGEFIIRLAEKYGVTGIGVDISPFCVADAKQRLAERIQGVGIKFLEMDGAEFSPDMPNSLDLAACIGASWIYGGHAGTLEALIPMVKQNGWVIIGEPHWRRDPSKEYLAAIDCSAGTFSTCEGNVRVAEEKGLRLVYSIVSEEKDWDEYEGLQWYAADEYSRKHADDPDVTYLQERISREKHSYLKWGRDTLGFAVYAFRKVGA
- a CDS encoding fused MFS/spermidine synthase, whose product is MASSPGGGVRPILILPALPPACYSTDMNRESDHRGKSFSIHLVIFFTGFTFLIYEVSWNRLLSLTLGTTVTASTIVLSSFMAGFGIGAYFWGRIANDRIQLGKILSALLTGIGITSALNYFILSLGLPLLYSALSRGGTPSQIVEMVAFAIATLLLFVPAFFMGAIFPLGSKIAVKSAVSIPAALGRLYAFETLGSALGGLVAGFILLGTLGQRNTFVFAIIINLSLAIWIFITKRFNPYEMPTQESADTGPAYSSKAKSRGVLGRTPMALKRTALMGAFVCGFAILSLQILWLRVFRIYLTNTSYTFALVSSLAILGLYTGSTIFKYIGHKNDNYQRSMYRIILLMSAVVLLGLMFLIYLPQALMFPFQTLWVHPLLRVLLLPFVAAILIVFPPSVCSGYAFPLACRMYTGRGQNISKDVGFVLMINTIGSVVGPIVAAFVLIPGLGAAISILLVVWLLAGTALLILHTQKSPRKPRLALGCLYAATALLLAVVIVKPDIKILPPSFCRFDHDILYYRESVEGTLTVGQDKGAGQATKYTFVNNSAVIGSTYDAIKVVKMIGHTPFFLGLDCKNALVIGFGIGVTTSAIASHPEVESIECVELVAGLGEAAVFYNDLNQNVMEDPRLKLVHGDGRHYLQMTSKKYDLISCDPTHPILGSGNLYTKDYFLLCLEHLNPGGMVSQYLPLHKLRLVDFLGIISTFHSVFPNSTVWLGHYHAMLLGSTDPIEIDFETWSANIEKIDIDVHFYSDPYHLAANLMLDGATIGKLPTQNRINTDDHSYTEFFAPACLDADNISRNLAFFMERPAGPVSIFKNIADAERMEHFVLGNQLLTKSLYYQLNGDNQRSLQFLRQACRSNPEDQEYPFLMQLYFNVSQ
- a CDS encoding TonB-dependent receptor; the protein is MAREDAILNTRHKALLLNKNPLIYGSLAEIGAGQEVARQFFQAGGASGTIAKTMSAYDMGMSDSIYGVDQTGRYVSLTRLESMLDTEFTDLIKRVSENRSPESTFFAFADTVAAKAYKSDKDCHGWMGIKFQCTPGAEPSQIAMHVRLLDKTNREQQEALGILGVSLIHSSFVHSRNPEALVDALIEDIDWGRIEVDFIRLEGSCFKDVDNMQMNLRLVTSSLGPVVMFTPDRKAVVPADLIFRKNVLILRGNFRPFTNVHADMIQCGMHTFAQDLSTSEKNIVCFCEMNMAQYLSDGVDEVSDLEERVLMLTGKGYNVMVTSHFRYFRLSEYFSNHGKRKIGFILSVDNILSILDEKYYEGMEGGLLEAMGKLFTSDSKLLVYPNLTPDGELVTAENILIPDNQKYLYRHLHYNKRLLSLRPDSKNLVPFAVHPEPQ
- a CDS encoding peptidase E, which produces MKKPQIIAMGGGGFSMEPENPLLDKYFLRQTGKRTPRVCFLPTASGDSDTYIVTFYDAFAKHRCQPSHLSLFYPPERIESFVLSQDAIYVGGGNTKSMLALWKEWRLDKILRKAWRQGVVLGGLSAGSICWFEQGLTDSISDRLTVLPCLGFLAGSHCPHYDSEENRRPAFKRLVKGGRMKDGLAAEDGVALHFIGKKLARIVSSRPGAAAFRVRKTGDTVHEEKLPPTYLGEK